A single genomic interval of Bacillus oleivorans harbors:
- a CDS encoding thermonuclease family protein yields the protein MKLITPWFLHLTKKTLVIFVLSSVLLASCSTIESSQTSDRPENLLEGKVTRVIDGDTIEVELENGSEETVRFILVDTPESKGKYTGDPQPFGKEAEAFTKQQLEGKTVGLELGVEERDTFGRLLAYIWVDETMYNETLLREGLARVAVYPPNTKYVDYFREIEKQAMLEEKNIWSIENYVSEDGYEDDVTYEERDSTASPDSPELDEPDRDCGDFPSWEEAQAFFEEAGTGDPHRLDGDGDGIACDSIR from the coding sequence TTGAAATTAATTACACCATGGTTCCTCCATCTAACTAAAAAAACTCTGGTCATATTCGTTCTCAGTTCTGTATTATTAGCCAGCTGTTCAACGATCGAATCTAGTCAGACAAGTGATCGGCCAGAAAACCTATTAGAGGGAAAAGTAACCCGAGTTATAGATGGTGATACGATTGAAGTCGAATTAGAGAACGGGTCAGAAGAAACAGTCCGGTTTATTTTGGTCGATACACCGGAGAGTAAAGGGAAATATACTGGGGACCCTCAGCCCTTTGGCAAAGAGGCGGAAGCTTTTACGAAGCAGCAGTTAGAGGGTAAAACTGTTGGCTTAGAGCTAGGGGTCGAAGAGCGTGACACGTTTGGCAGATTACTAGCCTATATATGGGTGGATGAGACTATGTATAATGAAACATTACTTCGTGAAGGGTTAGCCCGCGTGGCTGTATACCCGCCTAATACTAAGTATGTCGATTATTTCCGCGAGATTGAAAAACAAGCGATGCTTGAAGAAAAAAACATTTGGTCAATTGAGAACTATGTATCTGAAGATGGATATGAAGATGATGTAACCTATGAAGAACGTGATAGCACGGCTAGTCCTGACAGCCCTGAATTAGATGAACCTGATCGGGATTGCGGTGATTTTCCCAGCTGGGAAGAGGCTCAAGCCTTTTTTGAGGAAGCCGGAACCGGAGACCCTCACCGGTTAGATGGTGATGGTGATGGTATTGCTTGTGACAGCATCCGCTAA
- a CDS encoding VOC family protein — protein MTFQFQTIDHVQLAAPNGCEERARKFYNGVLGFNEKEKPEELKRNGGVWFQAGSIEIHIGVEEPFSPAKKAHPAFVIDDLQIFIEHLEKNEIQYIKDNRLPGADRIYIFDPFGNRIEVLQWV, from the coding sequence ATGACTTTTCAATTTCAAACAATTGACCATGTTCAATTAGCAGCACCTAATGGCTGTGAGGAAAGAGCAAGAAAGTTTTACAATGGGGTACTAGGTTTTAACGAAAAAGAAAAACCTGAAGAATTAAAGAGAAATGGCGGAGTCTGGTTTCAAGCAGGCTCTATCGAGATTCATATTGGTGTGGAGGAGCCGTTTAGTCCTGCTAAAAAAGCACATCCTGCGTTTGTAATAGATGATCTGCAGATATTTATCGAACACCTGGAAAAAAACGAGATTCAATATATCAAAGATAATAGATTACCAGGGGCTGACCGAATATATATATTTGACCCATTTGGAAACCGCATTGAAGTGTTGCAGTGGGTTTAG